A part of Caldicellulosiruptor owensensis OL genomic DNA contains:
- a CDS encoding SIMPL domain-containing protein: MNNKNVTYVLIALIVGISFTISSYFLANGLINFRAERKTISVTGSAKKQLRSDLVKWTGMYTAVAKDLKEAYRLLEESQKKVKTYFLSKGLSEKDLIFSSISTQTIYEMLPNGVYSTKVDSYRLSQSIQITSKDVDKITELSRKSTELINAGVQFESMPPQYYYTKLADLKIEMLSLATEDAVRRAKQIAKSTGSQVERLKSASMGVFQITPLYSTEVSDYGINDTTSIDKEITAVVNCEFIIK, translated from the coding sequence TTGAATAATAAAAATGTTACCTATGTTCTTATTGCCTTAATTGTTGGAATTTCTTTTACAATTTCTTCTTACTTTTTAGCAAATGGACTTATAAATTTCAGGGCAGAAAGAAAGACTATTTCAGTAACAGGCTCTGCAAAAAAACAGCTTCGATCTGACCTTGTCAAGTGGACAGGGATGTATACTGCTGTGGCAAAAGATTTAAAAGAAGCTTACAGACTTCTTGAAGAAAGTCAAAAAAAAGTGAAAACCTATTTCCTTTCAAAAGGTTTATCAGAAAAGGATTTAATATTTTCTTCAATTTCGACTCAAACAATATACGAGATGCTTCCAAATGGAGTATATTCGACAAAGGTAGATAGTTACAGGCTATCTCAAAGCATTCAAATTACATCAAAAGATGTAGACAAGATTACAGAACTTTCTCGAAAGTCAACAGAGCTTATAAACGCCGGCGTTCAGTTTGAGTCTATGCCACCCCAGTATTATTATACAAAGCTTGCAGATTTAAAAATAGAAATGCTTTCCTTAGCTACAGAAGATGCTGTAAGAAGAGCAAAACAGATCGCAAAGAGTACAGGGAGCCAAGTCGAAAGGCTAAAATCTGCTTCAATGGGTGTTTTTCAGATAACTCCGCTTTATTCAACAGAGGTAAGCGACTATGGAATAAATGATACAACATCAATAGATAAAGAAATAACTGCTGTTGTAAATTGCGAATTTATAATAAAATAA
- a CDS encoding aspartate ammonia-lyase, translating to MSRIEKDFLGSIELSELELYGIHTKRAFANFNISGNRVDKDLIKALVMVKKACAIANYEVGLLDEKIKDAIVFACDEILAGKYDDQFIVDRFQGGAGTSTNMNVNEVITNVALIHIGRKPGEYDIIHPINHVNMSQSTNDVYPTALRIATIWNVRELSEECAELQKSLQRKEHEFEDIIKAGRTQLQDALPVTLGQEFGAYAQAISRDRWRLYKIEERLRVINLGATAVGTGVNASLKYIFKVIEILRNLTKIGLARSDYLMDATQNADVFVECSGLLKALAVNLSKIANDLRLLSSGPNTGLNEINLPAVQAGSSIMPGKVNPVIPELINTIAFQVMANDFAITLAAQAGQLELNAFLPLIAHNLLESLKILKNGIKIFRKQCIDGITANKEKCLEYAKKTPAIAAALVDRIGYDRAAEIAKKAIIENKQIIDVVKELNIMDEKEAQALLNPFEFIKFRE from the coding sequence ATGTCAAGAATAGAAAAAGATTTCTTGGGCAGTATTGAGCTTTCTGAGCTTGAGCTTTACGGAATTCACACAAAACGCGCTTTTGCTAATTTTAACATCTCTGGAAACAGGGTTGATAAAGACTTGATAAAAGCGCTTGTCATGGTCAAAAAAGCGTGCGCAATTGCAAATTATGAAGTTGGTCTTTTGGATGAAAAAATTAAAGACGCTATTGTCTTTGCATGTGACGAAATTCTGGCAGGAAAATATGATGACCAGTTCATTGTAGACAGATTCCAGGGCGGTGCGGGAACATCTACAAATATGAATGTAAACGAAGTTATTACAAACGTAGCCTTAATTCATATTGGAAGAAAACCGGGTGAGTATGACATAATTCATCCAATCAACCATGTTAATATGTCACAGTCAACAAACGATGTATACCCTACAGCCCTGCGAATTGCCACTATATGGAATGTAAGAGAACTTTCAGAAGAATGTGCAGAGCTTCAAAAAAGCCTTCAGAGAAAAGAACACGAATTTGAAGATATAATAAAGGCAGGAAGAACACAGCTACAGGATGCCCTGCCCGTCACTTTGGGTCAGGAATTTGGTGCATACGCTCAAGCCATCTCACGTGATAGATGGAGACTATACAAAATAGAAGAGCGGCTCAGAGTTATAAACCTTGGCGCGACTGCTGTTGGTACTGGAGTCAACGCATCTTTGAAATACATCTTTAAAGTGATAGAAATACTGAGAAATCTTACAAAAATCGGTTTGGCAAGGTCTGATTATCTCATGGACGCAACACAAAACGCAGATGTTTTTGTGGAATGCTCGGGCCTTTTGAAAGCTTTGGCGGTGAATCTGAGCAAGATTGCAAACGACCTGCGTCTTCTTTCCTCTGGTCCAAACACAGGTTTAAACGAAATAAACCTGCCGGCTGTTCAAGCAGGGTCAAGTATAATGCCGGGTAAGGTAAATCCTGTTATACCGGAGCTCATAAACACAATAGCTTTTCAGGTGATGGCAAACGACTTTGCAATAACCTTGGCAGCACAGGCTGGTCAGCTTGAACTGAATGCTTTTTTACCTTTGATAGCTCATAATCTTCTTGAGAGTCTTAAAATTCTCAAAAATGGTATTAAAATCTTTAGAAAGCAGTGTATAGATGGTATAACTGCAAACAAAGAAAAATGTTTAGAATATGCAAAAAAGACTCCTGCCATTGCTGCAGCCTTGGTTGACAGAATTGGATATGACAGGGCAGCAGAAATTGCAAAAAAGGCAATTATTGAGAACAAGCAAATAATTGATGTCGTCAAAGAGCTAAATATTATGGATGAAAAAGAAGCACAAGCGCTTTTGAATCCTTTTGAATTCATAAAGTTTAGAGAATAA
- a CDS encoding ferritin-like domain-containing protein produces MSKKIENILRFGMKMEKNAQDFYSFYANNLQDEGLKKLFEEFTKIEQEHYKYLENILKSLGSQEPPISVSWVVDDQNKMVDPHILVDNSKILETDFSDLTILRLAYLIESDFAAFYKNAAEKIEDNNIKGLLLHLAKWEEEHEKFFKDRYYSLMKKEWEELDLF; encoded by the coding sequence ATGAGCAAAAAGATTGAGAACATACTGAGGTTTGGAATGAAGATGGAGAAAAATGCACAAGACTTTTATTCTTTTTATGCAAATAATCTGCAAGACGAAGGACTAAAGAAACTTTTCGAAGAGTTTACAAAGATTGAGCAAGAACATTACAAATATCTTGAGAACATTTTAAAAAGCCTTGGAAGCCAAGAACCACCAATTTCAGTATCATGGGTTGTAGATGATCAAAACAAAATGGTAGATCCTCATATACTTGTTGACAATTCAAAAATCTTAGAAACAGATTTTTCAGATCTCACTATACTGCGACTTGCATACCTTATTGAAAGCGACTTTGCTGCATTTTACAAAAATGCTGCTGAAAAAATCGAAGATAATAATATAAAAGGATTGCTTTTGCATCTTGCAAAGTGGGAAGAAGAACACGAAAAGTTTTTCAAGGATAGATACTACAGCCTTATGAAAAAGGAATGGGAAGAACTGGATTTGTTTTAA
- a CDS encoding GNAT family N-acetyltransferase → MIRKLSSSDYDVLMDFVRKEKEWNIFIIGDVVSYGFDSPVVEVWGEFDIVFGSLKAVLLRYRRDLIFYSDSEDYDIDSFCNIILTTKCKVLSGKKTVILPFLKALNVLQKREQFFMRLDTNIPKEKIEPSLEEYERVKVISKDNLEENLDKIEMIVYLYQSIEEFLNPATFEQIKQDVSLGRSRIYYIEEDGIIVSSARTGAELPDMAMVLSVCTMHEYRSKGYATMCMKRLCSDLIKEDKSLCLFCDNPKAANIYKKIGFQQIGTWVTLGL, encoded by the coding sequence CTTAGCAGTTCTGATTATGATGTTTTAATGGACTTTGTCAGAAAGGAAAAAGAATGGAACATTTTTATCATTGGTGATGTAGTGAGCTACGGATTTGATTCGCCAGTGGTTGAGGTTTGGGGTGAGTTTGATATAGTATTTGGCAGTTTAAAAGCAGTTCTTCTTCGGTATCGACGAGATTTAATTTTTTACTCTGATTCTGAAGACTATGATATTGATTCGTTTTGCAATATAATACTTACAACAAAGTGCAAAGTGCTTTCTGGTAAAAAAACTGTTATTCTTCCATTTTTGAAAGCTTTAAATGTCCTGCAAAAAAGAGAACAGTTTTTTATGCGACTTGATACAAATATTCCAAAGGAAAAGATAGAACCGTCTTTAGAGGAATATGAAAGAGTAAAAGTTATATCAAAGGATAATTTGGAAGAAAACCTTGATAAAATCGAAATGATAGTGTATTTATACCAGTCAATAGAAGAATTTTTAAACCCGGCAACCTTTGAACAAATAAAACAGGATGTTTCGCTTGGGCGAAGTAGAATATATTATATAGAAGAAGATGGAATAATAGTATCCTCTGCTCGAACAGGTGCAGAGCTTCCTGATATGGCAATGGTTTTGAGTGTATGTACAATGCATGAATATCGTTCAAAAGGGTATGCCACTATGTGTATGAAAAGACTTTGCAGTGATTTGATAAAAGAGGATAAGTCACTTTGTTTATTCTGCGACAATCCAAAAGCAGCTAATATATATAAAAAGATTGGTTTTCAGCAGATTGGAACATGGGTGACTTTAGGGTTATAG
- the hydF gene encoding [FeFe] hydrogenase H-cluster maturation GTPase HydF has translation MNTTPRSERLHIAIFGKRNAGKSSLINAITNQPIAIVSETPGTTTDPVYKSMEILPLGPVVLIDTAGIDDVGELGKLRVEKTLEVLNKTDIAILVVSDIDDLTYEKHLVKLFNEKKVPKIGVLNKIDKDPNYKEKLSFLQTSLGMPFLAVSCATLKGIDELKSSLAKLVPDVGEDLRIVGDLINPGDFVVLVVPIDKAAPKGRLILPQQQTIRDILDSDAIAIVTKEYELKETIENLGKKPAIVITDSQAFLKVDADTPPDIPLTSFSILFARYKGDLVEFVEGVKKIKELKPGDTVLIAEACTHHRQADDIGTVKIPRWLRQIAGFDINFEWVSGYNYPKDLSKYALIIHCGGCMITRREMLFRIELAKQQNVPITNYGVTIAYVHGILPRALKPFGIDFEY, from the coding sequence ATGAACACAACACCACGAAGTGAAAGGCTTCACATAGCCATCTTTGGCAAGAGAAATGCTGGAAAGTCAAGCTTAATCAATGCCATTACAAACCAGCCAATTGCAATTGTATCAGAGACTCCAGGCACTACAACTGACCCTGTTTACAAATCAATGGAGATTTTGCCTTTAGGTCCTGTTGTTTTGATTGACACAGCAGGAATTGACGATGTTGGTGAGCTTGGCAAGCTCAGGGTTGAAAAGACATTAGAGGTTTTGAACAAGACAGACATTGCAATATTAGTAGTCTCTGATATTGATGATTTGACGTATGAAAAGCACCTTGTAAAGCTTTTCAATGAAAAAAAAGTTCCAAAGATTGGTGTTTTGAATAAAATCGACAAAGACCCAAATTATAAAGAAAAACTTTCTTTTTTACAAACAAGCTTGGGAATGCCATTTTTAGCTGTGTCATGTGCTACTTTAAAAGGAATAGATGAACTTAAAAGTTCTCTTGCAAAACTTGTTCCGGATGTTGGAGAGGATTTGCGAATAGTAGGAGACCTGATAAATCCAGGTGACTTTGTAGTTTTAGTTGTGCCGATTGATAAGGCTGCCCCAAAAGGAAGGCTGATTTTGCCCCAGCAGCAGACAATAAGGGATATTTTAGACTCTGATGCTATTGCAATTGTAACAAAAGAATATGAGTTAAAAGAAACTATTGAAAATCTTGGGAAAAAGCCTGCAATTGTAATTACCGATTCACAGGCATTTTTAAAGGTTGATGCAGACACACCCCCTGACATTCCACTTACATCTTTTTCTATTTTGTTTGCAAGATACAAAGGGGATTTGGTGGAGTTCGTTGAAGGTGTAAAAAAGATTAAAGAATTAAAACCAGGAGACACTGTGTTGATTGCAGAAGCATGTACTCATCACAGGCAAGCCGACGATATCGGCACCGTTAAAATTCCAAGATGGCTTCGCCAGATAGCTGGATTTGATATAAATTTTGAGTGGGTTTCTGGCTACAATTATCCTAAGGATTTGTCAAAGTATGCACTGATTATCCACTGTGGCGGGTGTATGATAACACGAAGAGAAATGTTATTTAGAATAGAACTTGCAAAACAACAAAACGTGCCAATAACAAACTATGGTGTAACAATTGCATATGTCCACGGGATTTTGCCAAGAGCTTTAAAACCATTTGGAATAGACTTTGAATATTAA